In Bacillus sp. NP247, one DNA window encodes the following:
- a CDS encoding MFS transporter, which translates to MGSLRIHSQNEKGNQELRNICLYSIGKTVSIFGSSIYSFALGLYVLQITGSALNFAITLILGTIPMIVMNPFAGVIADKVDKKKLVVCMDLLNGSLLIAVYILSSNYGLNLFIIYATTFFMSVFTTFFGIGLEAAKPNIVSKESLMSINSISKIIDSVSLILGPMLGGIVFAVLDIKTFIIINGISFILSGISILFIHFKLFEFNINEECSKRRINFIKDIKEGFSYLIEKESLKNTFRILISLNFFLGFAVTVPFPYIINTVLNLSSKQFGIIQGTFPVGMIIGAILVKKITDRFSYSYLLKKLSSMLAVFMVISGIPVLFKSFEVNDFVYVITYCVVMFFLGLIIALIDIPLIYFMQKEISDEYRGRVLSIGLSIGKMMQPIALALSGLLLNYIPAYTLPIAGGIVFLILNKAYSNKLNLEIHSKDYSV; encoded by the coding sequence ATGGGGAGTTTACGAATACATTCACAGAATGAGAAAGGTAATCAGGAACTAAGAAACATTTGTCTCTATTCAATTGGGAAAACAGTATCAATATTTGGTAGCTCTATTTATAGTTTCGCATTAGGATTATATGTTTTACAAATAACCGGATCAGCATTAAATTTCGCGATTACGCTCATATTAGGGACTATTCCAATGATTGTTATGAATCCATTTGCCGGTGTAATTGCAGATAAGGTTGATAAAAAGAAGTTGGTTGTTTGTATGGATTTATTAAATGGAAGCTTATTAATCGCTGTTTATATATTAAGCAGCAATTATGGATTAAACTTATTCATCATTTATGCTACAACCTTTTTTATGTCGGTATTTACAACATTCTTTGGGATAGGGTTAGAAGCCGCAAAACCAAATATCGTCTCTAAAGAGAGTTTAATGAGTATTAACTCTATAAGTAAAATTATCGATTCTGTATCTTTAATTCTCGGTCCTATGTTAGGTGGCATCGTTTTCGCTGTATTAGATATAAAAACTTTTATAATTATAAACGGTATTTCATTTATTCTTTCGGGTATATCCATATTATTTATTCATTTTAAACTGTTCGAGTTCAACATAAATGAGGAATGCTCAAAACGGAGAATTAATTTTATTAAAGATATAAAAGAGGGGTTTTCATACTTAATTGAAAAGGAAAGCTTAAAGAATACGTTTCGAATTTTAATTTCACTTAATTTCTTCTTAGGGTTTGCTGTAACTGTTCCATTTCCATACATTATTAACACAGTTCTCAATCTTAGTTCTAAGCAATTTGGTATCATTCAAGGGACTTTTCCAGTAGGGATGATAATTGGTGCAATTTTAGTAAAAAAGATAACTGATCGTTTTTCTTACTCTTATCTTTTGAAAAAGCTAAGTTCTATGCTGGCAGTTTTTATGGTTATTTCAGGAATTCCAGTTTTATTCAAAAGTTTTGAAGTAAATGATTTTGTATACGTTATTACGTATTGTGTTGTTATGTTCTTTTTAGGGCTTATTATAGCGCTCATTGATATTCCTTTAATTTATTTCATGCAAAAAGAGATTTCCGATGAATATAGGGGAAGAGTGCTCAGTATTGGATTAAGTATAGGTAAAATGATGCAGCCAATAGCACTGGCATTATCAGGTCTATTATTAAATTATATTCCAGCCTACACGCTTCCAATTGCAGGAGGGATAGTATTTCTTATTTTGAATAAGGCTTACTCAAATAAGTTGAATTTAGAAATTCATTCAAAAGATTATAGTGTTTAA
- a CDS encoding methyltransferase domain-containing protein, with protein MKIGKFGEINNISIDTIRHYMDLGLIIPEKKGGHYFFDEYCQKDVELILEYKWLGFSLNEIKELFLYKNLAKSMNYEKDTFYQSLFKVKYEKIEQEIQILEERRDKLKEVLNGLSITNETPNSIIGIDLSVLQLLTCSKCSEKLILQNGIINNNQIIEGNLTCNCGEEYVIISGIITAGKLFKVYERTSLEDSISDYIHETDTAYLENMNREGEWAKKKLLQLDLNNKILLDIGSGLGFFLRNIYEELPEDCLFIAVDRDLNKLLFLKDVLERRNPKRNILFICTDFLNIPIKNQSVDIVIDQSGTSNYSFEHENFLLHELNSLLKPNCHLLSLFILFKNFSINSQIITRFRENFTLLKVTKEIQNLHFQSIDERTSNYLERGGKYENFFVQGEEIYTYSFFGKRWG; from the coding sequence ATGAAAATCGGAAAGTTTGGAGAAATAAATAATATAAGTATAGATACGATTAGACATTATATGGATCTCGGACTGATTATTCCTGAAAAGAAGGGTGGCCACTATTTTTTTGATGAGTATTGTCAAAAAGATGTAGAGCTTATATTAGAGTATAAATGGCTAGGTTTTAGCTTGAATGAAATTAAAGAACTTTTTCTTTATAAAAATTTAGCAAAATCTATGAATTACGAAAAAGATACTTTTTACCAATCTTTATTTAAAGTGAAATATGAAAAGATTGAACAGGAAATACAAATTTTAGAGGAGAGAAGAGATAAATTAAAGGAGGTGTTAAATGGTTTATCTATAACAAATGAAACTCCGAATTCTATTATAGGGATAGATTTAAGCGTACTTCAGTTACTTACATGTTCTAAGTGTAGCGAAAAGCTAATTCTTCAAAATGGAATTATTAATAACAATCAAATTATAGAGGGGAATTTGACTTGTAACTGCGGTGAAGAATACGTTATTATTTCAGGGATTATAACAGCTGGTAAATTATTTAAAGTATATGAGCGCACGTCACTTGAAGATTCTATTTCGGATTATATCCATGAAACTGATACTGCATATTTGGAAAATATGAATAGAGAAGGAGAATGGGCAAAAAAGAAACTATTACAATTAGATTTAAATAACAAAATACTACTTGATATAGGATCGGGTCTTGGGTTCTTTTTGCGAAACATTTATGAAGAACTACCCGAAGATTGCTTATTTATTGCAGTTGATCGAGATTTGAATAAACTACTATTTTTAAAAGATGTATTAGAGAGAAGAAACCCGAAAAGAAACATTCTTTTTATTTGTACTGATTTTTTGAATATACCTATTAAGAATCAGTCTGTTGATATTGTAATTGATCAGTCTGGTACTAGCAATTATAGTTTTGAGCATGAGAATTTTTTACTTCACGAATTAAATTCTCTTTTAAAACCTAATTGTCATTTATTAAGTTTATTTATTTTATTTAAAAATTTTAGCATAAACAGCCAAATTATAACTAGATTTCGAGAGAATTTTACACTTTTAAAAGTAACGAAAGAAATCCAAAATCTACATTTTCAATCCATAGATGAAAGAACTTCAAATTATTTGGAACGAGGCGGAAAATACGAGAATTTCTTTGTTCAAGGAGAAGAAATTTATACATATTCATTTTTCGGAAAAAGATGGGGTTGA
- a CDS encoding DegV family protein — protein sequence MKRVAWFTDSTTASFTTDGDNFVIPIEVIIDGVSYKDCEEGVHKRLYEALNDGRTVTTSQPNIGEMVELFTKCKEKYEEGFAVAISGKVSGTYQNMKLAADMAGFPLTVLDSETTSYPMDELLRKAKTLYNDGMTLQDIHKTLVDEKRRPFYVFPKSLKGLYASGRVKGVQFLLGSLLSVNLILEVKGGELLLEKKVRKIQKCREYIKNELEKELPKVLHMFYANDKDGAEEWISDIKQAFPEMDFKLYPLPISFAVHAGEGTIAISY from the coding sequence ATGAAGCGTGTTGCTTGGTTTACTGATAGTACAACTGCGAGTTTTACAACAGATGGTGATAACTTTGTTATCCCAATTGAAGTTATTATTGATGGAGTGTCTTATAAGGATTGTGAAGAAGGAGTTCATAAACGTCTTTATGAAGCGTTAAATGACGGAAGAACAGTTACTACTTCGCAACCTAACATAGGGGAAATGGTAGAATTATTTACTAAATGCAAAGAAAAATATGAAGAAGGCTTTGCAGTTGCTATTAGCGGAAAAGTAAGTGGGACCTATCAAAATATGAAGCTAGCTGCTGATATGGCAGGTTTCCCTTTAACTGTATTAGATAGTGAAACGACAAGTTATCCAATGGATGAACTTTTGAGAAAAGCTAAAACGTTATACAATGATGGTATGACTTTACAAGATATACATAAAACATTAGTAGATGAAAAAAGAAGGCCTTTTTATGTATTTCCAAAAAGCTTAAAAGGTTTATACGCAAGTGGTCGAGTAAAGGGAGTTCAATTTTTACTTGGAAGTTTATTAAGTGTCAACTTAATCTTAGAAGTAAAAGGCGGAGAACTTTTACTTGAAAAGAAAGTGCGTAAAATCCAAAAATGTAGAGAATACATTAAAAATGAGCTTGAAAAAGAATTACCTAAAGTACTTCATATGTTCTATGCTAACGATAAAGATGGAGCTGAAGAATGGATTTCAGATATTAAACAAGCATTCCCTGAAATGGATTTCAAACTGTATCCATTGCCAATTTCATTTGCTGTACATGCAGGTGAAGGTACAATAGCAATTAGTTACTAA
- a CDS encoding DUF3189 family protein: MIFIYTDFGGTHTTSLAAAYHLNKLPTDRKLTKEEILNVEYFNKLKTEDMGKIIFHGQDEYGNPVYTIGCGASKVVVPAMKHLGEILQKHYQNHDKIIFSNTSPTVPLPMTLGGLFSRRFHIDFIGVPLLVWGAKICCDNIQRLVNYTKEAGRMTNDYVVILDNETFK; the protein is encoded by the coding sequence ATGATATTCATTTACACAGATTTCGGCGGAACGCATACAACCTCGCTAGCTGCAGCTTATCATTTGAATAAATTACCAACTGATCGGAAGTTAACGAAAGAAGAAATTTTAAATGTGGAGTACTTTAATAAATTGAAAACAGAAGATATGGGGAAAATTATTTTTCATGGACAAGATGAATATGGGAATCCCGTATATACAATTGGGTGCGGGGCATCAAAGGTCGTTGTACCTGCGATGAAGCATTTAGGAGAAATTCTACAAAAACATTATCAAAACCATGATAAGATTATTTTTTCTAATACATCACCAACAGTACCATTGCCAATGACTTTGGGCGGTTTGTTTTCTAGAAGATTTCATATTGATTTTATTGGTGTACCGTTACTCGTATGGGGAGCAAAAATTTGCTGTGATAACATCCAGCGGCTTGTCAATTATACGAAAGAAGCGGGGCGAATGACGAATGATTATGTTGTTATTTTAGATAATGAAACATTTAAGTAA
- a CDS encoding DUF1453 domain-containing protein: MDIIVVILIIVLMQGKERKVKINRIWLVPALLCYVTVQSIVHMEQVTLLQGLLFVAMLGIGLALGIIRGKTLTFRLDSETGHVLRKGNWLSTIILLVILGAKIIVKQSMFSGSTHQTLMVVTNAFLCITLGTVISRRYYIWKKHNELTRKA, translated from the coding sequence TTGGATATTATCGTTGTTATTCTTATTATCGTTTTAATGCAAGGTAAAGAACGTAAAGTGAAAATTAATCGTATTTGGCTAGTTCCAGCTTTATTGTGCTATGTAACAGTTCAGTCCATTGTTCACATGGAACAAGTAACTTTATTGCAAGGACTTCTCTTCGTTGCAATGCTTGGAATTGGATTGGCACTTGGAATTATTAGGGGAAAAACTTTAACATTTCGATTAGATAGTGAAACAGGTCATGTACTACGAAAAGGAAATTGGTTAAGTACAATTATCCTTCTTGTTATTTTAGGAGCAAAAATTATAGTTAAACAAAGTATGTTTTCTGGTAGTACGCACCAGACATTAATGGTTGTAACAAATGCCTTTTTATGTATTACATTAGGTACCGTGATTAGTAGACGTTATTATATTTGGAAAAAACATAATGAATTAACACGAAAAGCATAA
- a CDS encoding VanZ family protein, with product MISGSVFIVLGVICYLIVRSILIGMKNKKHVNWWKELISFLFVVYICMVVAVTLFPLPIGFPSSIENLSRSVNIIPFASIIKDIGQIGSAYDGDVLFMTSLIVRNVGGNILLLMPLGFLAPIIWDTCKKIKNIILLGFVISVCIEILQLIESLFSGWSRITDIDDVICNVLGSILGFIIYKMALKIAAKFNIQALDKANSKGVESIDN from the coding sequence ATGATCAGCGGTAGTGTGTTTATTGTTTTGGGAGTTATCTGTTATTTGATTGTACGAAGTATTTTAATTGGGATGAAAAATAAAAAGCATGTAAATTGGTGGAAAGAATTAATTAGTTTTCTATTTGTAGTATACATTTGTATGGTTGTTGCAGTAACTTTATTCCCTTTACCAATTGGCTTTCCTTCTAGTATTGAAAATCTTAGTCGTTCAGTCAATATTATCCCCTTTGCATCAATTATTAAAGATATTGGTCAAATAGGGAGTGCTTATGATGGTGATGTTCTATTTATGACTAGTTTAATCGTAAGAAATGTAGGCGGGAATATTTTATTATTAATGCCTTTAGGGTTTTTAGCACCAATAATATGGGATACATGTAAAAAGATCAAAAATATAATTTTATTAGGTTTTGTTATATCAGTTTGTATTGAAATATTACAATTAATTGAGTCGTTATTTAGTGGATGGAGTCGCATTACTGATATTGATGATGTAATCTGTAACGTTCTAGGTTCTATTCTTGGATTTATTATTTATAAAATGGCTTTAAAAATAGCTGCTAAATTTAACATTCAAGCATTAGATAAGGCTAATTCTAAAGGTGTAGAATCTATTGATAACTAA
- a CDS encoding GNAT family N-acetyltransferase, whose translation MNIKIRAYKKEDEIGWVRCRALSFLDTAYYDNVFREKEKYENPAIELVAVHENQIVGLIDIEYELEERTVCSRGTGLGGMIWHIAVHPDFRRMKIGDQLLHEAEKIAKEFKLSRLEAWTMDDLWVHGWYEKNEFVNVDSYLHVYSDHTDEIKGVINSNIKQLYPVQTFAHYTGKNKEEIRQKFKRVHDCICFEKYFS comes from the coding sequence ATGAATATAAAAATTAGAGCATATAAAAAAGAAGACGAAATAGGCTGGGTACGTTGCCGTGCGTTATCGTTTTTAGATACAGCATATTATGATAACGTATTTAGAGAGAAAGAAAAATATGAAAATCCTGCTATTGAATTAGTAGCTGTACACGAAAATCAAATAGTGGGTTTGATAGATATTGAATACGAATTAGAAGAACGTACTGTTTGTTCAAGAGGAACTGGTCTTGGGGGTATGATTTGGCATATTGCAGTTCATCCGGATTTCCGTAGAATGAAAATTGGTGATCAACTATTACATGAAGCAGAAAAGATAGCTAAAGAATTTAAGCTAAGTCGACTGGAAGCATGGACTATGGACGATCTATGGGTACATGGATGGTATGAAAAAAACGAATTTGTAAACGTAGATTCATATTTACATGTTTATTCCGATCATACAGACGAAATAAAAGGTGTAATAAATAGTAATATAAAACAGTTATATCCGGTTCAAACATTTGCTCATTACACAGGTAAAAATAAAGAAGAGATAAGGCAAAAGTTTAAACGGGTTCATGATTGTATCTGCTTTGAAAAATATTTTAGTTAA
- a CDS encoding serine hydrolase, translated as MINTNNEVTKIIKELHQELEFSGVILIKRENDIIYENSFGYANRSEGIHNTLQTRFGIASGCKIFTAIGICQLVGKGLLSFHTKLTDCLSIEFPNFDKDITIHQLLTHSSGIPDYFDESVMDNFEDLLEKTPMYLLKGLRDFLPLFQNSNMMFAPGSKFHYNNAGFIILGLIIEQQSGLQFAEYIEKKIFVPVGMNDSGYFSLDNLPKDTAIGYIKDGNNQKWRTNAYSIPIKGGADGGAYVTAPDMLKFWKSLFNNEILSYQYTNLLLTPHILVNNSQSYGYGIWIEKKQNTIFKYHVMGYDPGVSFRSAVYPDLGITLVIPSNKGAGPEKFMVEIEGVL; from the coding sequence ATGATCAATACAAATAATGAGGTTACGAAAATTATAAAAGAATTACACCAAGAATTAGAGTTTTCCGGGGTAATTTTAATTAAAAGAGAAAATGACATTATCTACGAAAATTCATTTGGATATGCTAACCGAAGTGAAGGTATACACAACACACTACAAACAAGATTCGGAATCGCTTCAGGATGTAAAATCTTCACTGCAATCGGCATATGTCAACTCGTTGGGAAAGGTTTACTTTCTTTTCATACAAAGTTAACAGATTGTTTAAGTATTGAATTTCCAAACTTCGATAAAGACATTACAATACATCAACTTTTAACGCATAGCTCTGGTATTCCGGATTATTTTGATGAAAGTGTTATGGATAATTTCGAGGATCTTTTGGAAAAAACGCCTATGTATCTATTAAAAGGTTTAAGAGACTTTTTGCCATTATTCCAAAACAGTAATATGATGTTTGCCCCAGGAAGTAAGTTTCACTACAACAATGCAGGTTTTATCATACTTGGATTAATTATAGAACAACAGTCCGGGCTTCAATTTGCGGAATATATAGAAAAAAAGATATTTGTTCCAGTTGGAATGAATGATTCGGGTTATTTTTCGCTAGATAATTTACCTAAAGATACAGCCATTGGATATATAAAAGATGGAAATAATCAAAAATGGAGAACAAATGCATACTCTATCCCTATTAAGGGAGGCGCTGATGGTGGTGCCTATGTTACTGCACCAGACATGTTGAAATTTTGGAAGTCTCTATTTAATAATGAAATATTAAGCTACCAATATACAAATTTACTTTTAACCCCTCATATTTTGGTGAATAATAGTCAGTCTTACGGTTATGGAATATGGATTGAGAAAAAACAGAATACCATTTTTAAATATCATGTAATGGGATATGATCCAGGCGTTAGTTTTCGCTCAGCCGTATACCCAGACTTAGGAATTACATTAGTTATTCCATCAAATAAAGGGGCAGGACCTGAAAAATTTATGGTAGAAATAGAAGGAGTTTTGTAA